TTAGACACAATGTAGTTATGTTGAAAACAATATTAATACTAATTCCTGTTTAATAATAGTACAAACTTGTTCCTCTCGAAGGAAAGACGCGTTGGAAGTGTTGGAAAAAACATAATCACATAATTCCCGGCCCTTCCCATTGATAAGAGACAATTGTATACAACTTTGGATACTCTCATGGAACTTATGCCATATATATTAAGACTTGATCAGAGTgtcaaccaaatgaaaatgagagagaaggtCAGATGAGAAACCTATACATGTTTCAACGAGATGTCAACAAAGTTCCGTGGATTTATGTTTTAATGAGTAAATATATGCTAAGGTCTTAGtagaatacaaaaataaaataataataatacaatcTTGTCGATCTCTGTATTTCTTCCCCCAACCGTACATTGAGTCCGTGAGGGTGGGGTTTGGCTTCAAAAGTTCTGTCTTATTAATACAAAGAATTGACTGCAtattctctctctcatctccaaaatatcaaggttctaaaaaacgctagatACTAGTCGGGCAGCgggctagcgcctaggcggctaggctgAGTCTagacggatttaggtaaatttcttgtatagtttgtaaataagtgcatattgacacttacaaaaaattatatacttgtatgaaatccataaataagataataaaaatttgataaaatgcaaaaagagtatccaataaatccaaaatttaaaaatacattaagcatatatgtcatataaccatagtgaagagtattgtaggatgacacatgtacaacaagtttacaatttaaaaccatataaaatgcaaaatatggGGAAAATAAGGAAATATAATAATGTAAGATACTTATCTATTAAAAGCCCACGGTACACGTTATTTAGTTTGCAATTAattttgtaacaatgcaaattGCTTTGGTACAAATATGTTAAAGGACCTTTACAAATTCCGAAACCAAAAAGCCCATGGTACTAACCCTCAAAAAGGCCAACAAATTGTAAAAAAGGCATGCAAATTACAAATTGCTTTTATATCCAATTAAATTAACATGAAATCCAAAAAAAGCTTGCTAAGTTATTCACTTCACGCGGGTATTCTACGTAGTCCTAGGCTTGCACCTAGCACTAGCAACAACAGTGAAATACaataaaagaatttaaaaataagTAAAAGGAAAAAATGGTGAGGACCATCTTGATGATAAAACTgtgcaattaaacaaacaaaagagcttcatcttcttcctcgcgCGACGTTGGGCtttgtaacaaaaaaatttcCAGATTACGGCATTCTCCACATACACCCGCCTAGACCCCACCTAGCTTCGCCCAGCTCCTCCTAGCTCTGCCCAACCCTGCCTAGACCCGCCTAGTCCCGCCTAATCCCGCCCAGGCGTCCGCCTAATATGCTTTTCGATTTTGTGACTAATTAGGACTTAATTGCGGTGGTAACCTGCCGtttagcgcctaggcggccgtctataccgatttttagaacactgccaaatatatatattgacatcaagcactaattaattaatcatttaaTAACTATTAGTTTGGGTTGGTTCTACAaagtaatttcataatttgaatTGTTCATTTTTTAAGTCACAATTCATACTTATGTTCCTCCGGTTATCAGTTCACAGTTGGATAACTAATTAAGTGATTTTCAAATTCTATAAACTTTTGCAGAGTTGATTTATCAATGATACGTAACCCAAAAGTAATCGGTTTAAATTATAAGAAATATTAATTGTCACTAGTTAATACTTGAGCGCTCTTATATTTGCATTAGTAATACTGCCCCAGTCACTTGTATAAGATATTTATAGTTGGTATCTAATTTTGCACAAATAATAGTGTGAACATTATTTATAACTGCGTGCAAAATTTTGCTGAGACGTACCTTTCACAGGGCACACGTCAAATCCAATATTATGAACAATAATATGTTAATCTTTGGTTCTATACAAATCATGCATTTTTCTGTACTTGTCCAGAACGCAGCTACTGAAGTACTTCTTAGACTATAAGAGGCACGAAAATGTACAAACACATTGTCCTCTTCccttaaacaaaaataattgtcATCATCTTTCAGACTTAACTTGTGCTGGTCATGATTTTTCCCTATGGGGCGCCCGCgcgcgcatatatatatatatatatatatatatatatatatatatatatatatatatatgtactttTTGTTAAAGGAAAGTGTTAGTTacacattcatttttatttttcatatatttttgttagttttttgacattgatcttcttcaattcatttgatctaccggtcaaaaattgaaataaatgtgtgaaaaacaaaaatgagtCTGTAAATAACACTACCATTTGTTAAATTTCGTTTCAAACATTTAATCATCACTTAAGATGCCCAGGCACAGTATCCATTGAGGCCAGGGATCCGTTGTCTCCAATTTGATGTCTCTTttgtgtctttttttttatattttttgacaCTTGTCCATTAACATCAATGTTTtcataaactaattaaaataaaataaaaattaaagaaaataaaaaccatCACTCGGATAATCACCCACTGCAACTATAGAACCCATCGCCGTCTACACTGCTCTTCACAGTCGGCAAAgctttctttcctttccatTCCCTCTCTACAAATTTCCGTACTAGATCATGATCGATCGATCGATCTAGTCAATGCAtgtgaagtttgaagtttgcaATTTAGAATATCTAATCGATATATGATCAATCCATCTTGTCACAACTGACAAATAATGTgtgaagtttgaaatttgagaATATCTAATCCATTGATACGTGACCGAAATGCATGGTGGGAAGGTTGGAGTTGGTGGCTGCAGTGTTGGGGGAGGTTGCTGAAAGGTTTTTTTCAGCCATGGTGATGGTCGTCTataatttttcagtttttttatttttttaattttacgcAAAAGTAATAGTGTTACATTTAAGGTTAAGTGGAGAAATATGTGTCAAACTAGAATAAACACATAGAGGAGATGCATCTATTGAATATGCATGCAACTAATTGCAGTATAGGAAAGGCAACCTCTGTgtcataatttttcttttgcgaACGCACTGTCATAAAAATTAACTAGTACCAAAACAAAATCaaggaaaatgataaaaattaatttttaatttgtctAGGTAGATGTGcctacatatacatatatatatatgtgtgtttaGAATATATTTGGGAGAATGGAAACTTAAACTACGTTATTTCCTAGCCATATATGAtacaaatttataaaattaaacaataaaGGCTTTTTTTGTTTACTTATTAAGTAAAACAATCATGTTTTTAATGCCATTGAAACAAAGAAATGACAATAAGTATATGAGAAATGGTAAGGAGACTTCCTCAAAAGTAGGACTCCCTGCCACTTTATGTTTTTGGCACATAAATTGACTTGTATACATTTTGATGTGGTAGAGAGTCCGTAGAGAGTCTCAGAGAGTCTCTTTGACATTTCTATAAATATGAATATGTTTTAACGCTATATGTCCTCGTAACATACTTGGAAACGGCTCTTAAAACATGAATTATGACATGGCTGCATTGCATGCATGTCCAGTCAAAATACTTCACTAAAGTTTCTAAGGATTTCAATTTTGTTGAAATGCTAATACATAAAGGAGTACATCAGTTTAACATTAAACAGAACAAACTGTCGACTAGCTAGTCATCATTTAAATTTAAACTACGAAAAAGTTCTAGCCCTCATTGACTTTGGAAATTAAACCCCCGGTCCTCAAAACACGTTTTGAGgcttgagaaaaaaaaaggaaaaaaaaatatacagctAGCTCAAACAACCTTAAGTAATCTGCACTAATCTCCTTGGTGTCATGTCGAGCTTCATGCATATGCCTTTAGTCCGGAACAAGTAATTATATTCCCTGCAAACAAacccaaatatatataataattgtaaAAGCTCTATTTTATTAAGGTAGATAATTACGTTGTGAACAAGAAATAAGCATAGTGGTCATCGATAAATGTGAACGAGAAGAGTCCCATAGACACAGACTTAACCATGCATCTTAATTGTATAATCACTTCAATTCCAAGGAGTTGTTATTTAAAATCTTAAGTGAAAAACATTTTACTTGTAATTATTAGTATAAACTTAGGGATAATGGAACTTTTAAGTACTCGacgaaaagaaagaaacaaaggaACGACTTAAGTTATTTTTCCAAGAAAATAATATTCAACACATAGGAAAGAGCTCAATCTCATCATGTATAAAAATGTTCTTAAGAATcttaacaaaaaggaaaatttttaagggaactttaacgaaaagtacctggtactgttcactttaacgaaaaaccatatttttacactaaaaagtcaatcctgttactattcactttaccctttattttgtctttatcgttaaaactcaaagttttcaagcccttttcattagttttcctaatttttAAATATGTACAAATGTAAgttaaataatgaaatagttTAAcagtaaacaaataattcctGCATGCGACAAGTAAAAATCGAAGACAATTTGGAAAGGGATGTGTTATCCACATACCCCaaattacttttcacacacccttgttaatttctattcgttgatcttcttcaattcatccgatctgatggtcgaaaattaaaaagatgtgtgagaagtaaaatgaggtatgTGAATATCACACATCTTTAAAAAATGCATCTTTTTATTGAGAGGATATTTATTTTATCTCATCCATGCAAATTGCAATGCAGTGCACTCACTCTACATGTCCAGCGCTCGTGACTCTCTGCCAtccaaaataaaagttaaaaaggAGTAGAGGTATCAtgtttatataaaaacaaaaagacaaGACACCCAATGTGTACACCAGGTCGTCACTCATGAGTCAGGACTGCCTCAATTTTGTGTAACCATGCAAAGACATTGTGTCAGgatttcagttttcattttaattttcttttgttatattattttaaaagtacaaaaAAGCCAGTGAAAAGTAGTAGCAGTGTACAGAAATTACACAATTACCAAAGAAAACTAACCCCTTTAATAAAATATATTCATTTTTAACCTAGGTCAATCGTCACTAATTTTCACGTACCTCTATCTCTCTCATCATCTCTGTACTTTTTTGTTCACTGAAAATTCCCGCCTCCTCCAAAAGATTGGGTTGACGGCGCAGCTGCTGCAGCATTGCTCTCGGAATCCAATGAGCTCATCATCTCCATGCCGCCATGCTGCTGCTCTGATCTCTGATGAGAAAATCCACCGCTCATGCTCCTCACCACTTGTCCAACCCCAAGAAAGTCCCTCGTTAGCCTATCCGACCCTCCGCCAATATTGCTCAACCCTAGATTCTGCTGCTGCAACTTTGTATCCTCCATGTTAATTGCCCTATTTTCCGAAGCATCGTATCCACCAAAGGCCGTGTTTCCGAAAATCGATGAGCCGCCTCCTCCGCTAGCAAAGGAGTTCATTAGGTCTTGGAGGTGGCTCTGGTCGGTTTGGTCACTTCCGAACATCCCACCTAAGCTGGAAGGAACTAGGGTTCCGAGCCTATCTGGTTTTGTAGTGGTCGAGGAAGAGCTTCCGAAGCTACGGAGGAGCGAGGCGGTGGTGGTGTTGTTTGAAGTGGTGGATCCCATTTGAGCAGCCTTCTGAAGCAGCGCGGTTGCGGACATGTGCGATGACATAGCCTGCTGCTGACTATTACCATTGTTGCTATAGAGAGAAGGGACTCCGGAACTCATGTGATCGCCGCCACCCATAATGTGTCCGGTAAAGAGATTATTCGAGACGTCGCTTCCACCTCCCGTGGTGCTGCCGTTTGCGTTGGTGTTGAAATGGTCGGGACTAATTAGtaagttgttgttgttgttggcacTGTAGCTATTAGTATTGTTGGTGGTGCTGTTGGAAAGGAAAGGTAGGTTAAAAATATTGGCTCCTCCTCCGGAGTGATGCTGATGTGGTGATTGAAACTGCATGAGTCCATGAAATGACTTGTCCTGGTCATGGTATTGTTGTTGGTTGGATTGATCATGATCAGAGGCTCCAGTCATGAAGAAAGATGCAGCTGACGACTGAGCCGATCGGAAAGATGACCCCATTGAAGGGGATGAGAGGAGGTGATCGAATTGTCCGGTCCGAGCGGCAGCGTCAGCACCTGAAGACCCACCAAGTCTAAGGAGACTGGATTGATTGTTGTGGTCGAGTGAGGACAGTTGATGGGGAGGGCCCACAACTTGCTGAGATAATCCGAGGCCAGTGTTGCTGAGGCTTCCTCCTCCGTATAAGCTGCTGCCAATGGTGCTCAAACTGGGTGGATGCCTTGCACTTTCCTGAGCCAGTGCGTCGCAGAATGCCCTATGCGTGATAAAACTGTCCCGCCTGCACTCACAATAcatcattttcaatttcatggtgAACAGAAAAAAACAATACAATTAAGTAGCTAGGTTGAAACATTTCCTGATGACAGTAGTCATATGACTGTTGCATACATTAGCTTAGAAATGTACGAAAAACATTGCATTGCATTCACATACATAATTGGAAAAGGTAGAATTGAATTGGATAAAAAAATGAATGACACAACCTCCATATATATGGAGATAGGCCATTTAAAACTCAATGGCTGTGTAAAGTCTTTGCACAATAGGTTAAAAGCGTTCACCTTTGAAATGGAGGTCCCAAAGTTCGATTCCCTCTCTTTCAATACCGCTTGTTTCtttaaaaaatctcaaagtccCCACTAGGCtttagaaaattaaaattgtatacAATTCTATCCTTAAAATGAAACCATTTTGTTCCTGTCCATAAGTGAGTTCCCCAATTTTAGTAGTATAATTGTTCTGATTTTAATTGGAAATTGATGGTCTAATTAATCACACCAATTAACAAGGAATCATTTCGAGTTGCAATTCTATTAATAGATGAAAATGAAGGAAGATATCAAATCTCAAAACCCTAATGTGTGAACTCTGAAGGATTCAAAATACAAAGACTAATTAAGAATTTGTGACAAACTCAAATGCACTATAATTACATTTTTTAGGGGGAGGACACATTTAATGACTTTCACAATTGCACGCACTAATATGCGATAACAGAAATAATTGCACAAGGAAAATGAACCAGTATTTCCCAAGAAGATATAGAGAATTAAAAGGGGATGGAAGTgtgaatttttctgaaaaatggaaaagaaatttgaatgaaattaattaattaacaaccAAGAAATTCCATTTCAAGGACTTGCACTTCAATAAATGCAGCATGAGAATGTATTCGAAGTGATGAAAGTAAATCTATCAAAAACCCCATTTGAGGACTTATGCTCAAGTAGTAGAAAACTCATGATCCAAATGTCTGTTTTTCCAGTTGAGAATTATTTCCCCAAAGCCATATCAGTATCCTCAATTACTGCTCCTATCTAGTCGCATCATCCCCAAATTATGACACTGCAATTCTATAAACCCTACATTTTGACCAAAAACCCATTAAATTTGACACAATTTCAAACTCCTGCAAGGTCATGAACTGAAGCCAACTCAAAACcaatttttagagagagagagagagagagaagcgtTGTGATGAAAGCGAACAGTAGCAGTACAAGTACCgtctttctcttctcttctctcacaTTACGTAGCAATTGGCATAGCAACACGTGAATACGAAAAAGCTTTTGCTAAACACCGAAATCGGGGTTGTTTCCGAGGTGAAACAAAgtaaaagaaattaaatcaaGTACTAATATGACGACCATAtatggccttttttttttcttgaaaaaacaaaaacaaactggGGCTTCCCAACTGGGGATAAAATCATATATAAGTATCCGGAAACCACCACGACCATAGCAGTTTCCACAGATTATTCACGTGGGAGCATGTTTTTCTGCCATTTTCCTCTTCCCCaaagaaaatttttaaaaattaattaaaacacatttgacaggaaaaaaaaaattaacgcaTATACTAAAAGCGTGaaaacttttttcttctcttgtcaCTGAGGACTCGAGGAATCTAAATAgcttaaacaaaagaaaaaggtcaAGTTTCGACACAAGAAATTTTTGTGTGCACCGAGAACACCGAACTCATGAATTAAAGTAACTTGCTGTGATTATGCGTATGTTTGATTAATGGGAAAACGAGCTAGATAAAAAGTTGATTTTGATTTGGTGAATAATTTACCTTGAGAAAAGAGTACCACAGTCACATCTGTATTCCCGAGTACCGCAAGTCTTAGAATGTGCCTTCCAATCGGACTGGACGGCGTACCTCTTGGAGCACTTCTCacacttccattttttttcgCCGTGTTTTCTAGAGTAGTGCTTTTTGATGCCGGTGAGGTCGCCGAGAGCTCGAGAGGGGTCGTGGTGGACGCATGTGGGCTCCGGGCAGAGATAGACTTTGCGTTTGGGTTCTTTTGTAGTCTTCTGCTTGAGCTTCCAAGGCAGGTTGTGTCCTCTTCTGTGGAGCTGTAGGTTCTGCTCCCTTTGGAATCCTTTGTTGCATACCTCACATATGAACCTGTTTGTTGCCATTAGGGTCTTGGGAGATAGTGCTATGACTTCGGCTTCTGGATCTGTTCTCTCATGAAAAATGCCAAACCACAACAAATTAGAAAATTCATATCTTTATTaatcacaacaacaaaattGTATATATCTTACAAGACACATCATATTTTGTAAACTTGCGTAATCATTTTTCAATCCAACTAATCATAAACTTTTATATCTATCTGTATATATGTGTTTTCCCATTTCAATTAGTTTCTCTGCCAATTTAGGGTTCCTTATCcgtgagagagaaaaaaagggaTGGAATACGAGCCAGAATTCAATTCAGAAAATTAAACCATATATATTCTTAATCTACTTTGCTTTTGTGTGTTGGGTAGCTAGTTAGGTAGATCCTAGCCAATGTCAAGATTTCAGAGGTCGGGCCAACAAGTAActagaaaaagagaaagaaaatcaaTTGTTGGATACTTGCTTGGTGTTCCAGGTtggtttctctttttcttctgaGTTGGAGCAGCTGGTGCAGCTGTGGATGAGGTTGGTGTTGTGGAGGAATGTTGTTGCTTATTCATCTGCTGATTTTGATCTTCTTCTCTAATTCCAAAAAGCGGTGCGCCTGACGAAGAAGACGCAGCCATCTCTTTCTGatcaatcttcttcttcttcttctctttctgccCTTTCAATAACCCTCCCTGAGCAATCTGAGATGTTCTCTAGCTAGAAACCAGCAAAACCCCACAACCAATTTATAAGTCCTCAAATCTTATCCCAAAGaacaaatgaagagaaagaaaaaaacttgaaaggaagaaaatattaATCAAGGGAGTTGAAGAGAGAGTAAAAGGAATCAACTCCATAACTAAGCATTTgatgttttctctcttcttctactagtttttttctcttgttttaaatgaaaatttctGAGGAAAGTGATGCTGTTACGGTTTTATGATTTGGTGTCATGCACATACAGTAACACATATACACagaatcttttcttttttcttttaaatcttttgatttttttttcatagtttttttCCAGAATTTCTCAGTATTTTTTCCTCtttaaataaaatacaaaaaattgaaaattaattgacagggggaagagagagagcgaCGTAGAGAGAGAAGGTGAGGCCTACAGGTCGGTGGACCCAATCCATACGCACATCACGACATGGTATGGTGCGTGAGAGGAGCATGAAGCAGCtagctactctctctctctctccctccttttcGTATCTTCTTACTCACATCCAGACAAGCTATCCTTCATCACCCCTGTCCCAAGTGGACCTCActgtaaaaaatttaaaatcaagaAAAAACAGAGAAAATAAACCTAAACCATATGTATACACATTTTCAAGAGAATTAGTGTGAGAAATGATAATAATATACACAATAGTCATCTAAACTACAAAAAGAAGAAGTTTTGATCTCGGAATGCAATGAGATGAATTGAAGAACCTATTCATCTCCACCACTTTCTTCTCAAGAGAATTAGTTgaataataaacaaaatttcaaacGCAAAAGAAAGAACTACCAGAAAGAAAATTAGATATATATACCTGATGAAGGTAGTTTGAGACGGGGCTGTGTTGCTGAAATCCAGCATAAGCTAGCAGACTAATGTTGTCATTtgagagctctctctctctctctctctctctctctctctctctcggtctctGGTCACTGACATGTAAAGAGCAACGCCTACTAGGTCCAGTTTCAGTTACATGCAATTGATTCTCCTCCTACGGGCAGACATTTAATGGGAGGCCATGAAAGGTTGTTTTAGTCCTTTTATAATTACATCCGAAAATCATACTTAAAAGACTAAGAACAATTAAGAAAAGACCAATTATCCAACTACTATATATCGATACACAATTACCTGGGAAAATTAGTttatttagataaataaacattTACACCACCACTAATTATAATTGCTATCATCATCAACAACCCTATCATTTCCCAAGCCCTAGCTTTGTAATTAAATAACAGTAAAAATATTATGAggtaattattaaattaaagtGATTTGATTTGAGTCACTTCTCTGATTTTCAAGGTTGATATATATGTAATAGAGTGCAAATTTTGCTTTATTTGTAGAATTTGATAAGTGATTGGGacactttttcttttaatttcttcttttctctttgagTATTTAGAAATGACAGTTTTTATTCTGTGCCAGCTAAAGCCTTTTTCCTCATACAAGAACGCTTGCAGCATATCTGTCATTCCTTGAAACAAGGACACCTTAACTACGACTATGCACATCACTTTCATGTGTAGTCATTTTGGTAATGTGATGAGGGTGTAAATATTCTTCATTTCTTTGTGTGGATGACATTCAAATTTGGACCTTGAGCTAGCAGACTTAGTACCCACTAAGCCTATTTATCTGCTATTAATTAAGCTGTGCTAATTAATCCGGAGTTTCTGCTTGGATACAATGTTCCAATTGCTAAAAGGAAAAAATGATGCCTTAattgagaaaaatattaaatttcctTGTTATGTTGTTTATTAACAAGTTATCTTCCTAGTTTAACATGAAAATGACAACTAATAATGACTATAACGTGGCATTA
The nucleotide sequence above comes from Malus sylvestris chromosome 16, drMalSylv7.2, whole genome shotgun sequence. Encoded proteins:
- the LOC126609396 gene encoding protein indeterminate-domain 5, chloroplastic-like, producing the protein MAASSSSGAPLFGIREEDQNQQMNKQQHSSTTPTSSTAAPAAPTQKKKRNQPGTPNPEAEVIALSPKTLMATNRFICEVCNKGFQREQNLQLHRRGHNLPWKLKQKTTKEPKRKVYLCPEPTCVHHDPSRALGDLTGIKKHYSRKHGEKKWKCEKCSKRYAVQSDWKAHSKTCGTREYRCDCGTLFSRRDSFITHRAFCDALAQESARHPPSLSTIGSSLYGGGSLSNTGLGLSQQVVGPPHQLSSLDHNNQSSLLRLGGSSGADAAARTGQFDHLLSSPSMGSSFRSAQSSAASFFMTGASDHDQSNQQQYHDQDKSFHGLMQFQSPHQHHSGGGANIFNLPFLSNSTTNNTNSYSANNNNNLLISPDHFNTNANGSTTGGGSDVSNNLFTGHIMGGGDHMSSGVPSLYSNNGNSQQQAMSSHMSATALLQKAAQMGSTTSNNTTTASLLRSFGSSSSTTTKPDRLGTLVPSSLGGMFGSDQTDQSHLQDLMNSFASGGGGSSIFGNTAFGGYDASENRAINMEDTKLQQQNLGLSNIGGGSDRLTRDFLGVGQVVRSMSGGFSHQRSEQQHGGMEMMSSLDSESNAAAAAPSTQSFGGGGNFQ